One window of Trichoderma breve strain T069 chromosome 3, whole genome shotgun sequence genomic DNA carries:
- a CDS encoding adenylate kinase domain-containing protein: protein MASPMSTSLRLANRTLGKSVSTRAASCSSPLYKSRVFRQQRFYSSQEPRTGGSQIKFWPFLALIGLGTAGYIQLANTRVKNMPPATEVAAPAAQLSQTTPVFDPADVTVVFVLGGPGAGKGTQCARLVAEQGFTHLSAGDLLREEQNRPGSQFGQLIKDYIKDGLIVPMEVTIKLLENAMTDALRQKGTTKGRFLIDGFPRKMDQAHKFEEAVCPAKLVLFFDCPEKVMEERLLERGKTSGRTDDNAESIRKRFRTFVETSMPVVNFYEGEGKVIKVDATPTPENVFKTTNKLLTEKLASS, encoded by the exons ATGGCCTCCCCCATGTCGACCTCGTTGCGCCTCGCCAACCGCACTTTAGGCAAATCCGTCTCCACACGCGCAGCTTCCTGCTCGTCACCGCTTTACAAGTCTCGCGTCTTCCGTCAACAGCGCTTTTACTCCTCGCAAGAACCTCGCACCGGCGGATCGCAAATCAAGTTCTGGCCTTTTCTTGCGCTTATTGGATTGGGTACGGCGGGATATATTCAACTGGCAAACACTCGTGTCAAAA ACATGCCTCCCGCGACCGAAGTTGCCGCGCCTGCTGCGCAGCTTTCCCAGACCACGCCCGTCTTTGATCCCGCTGATGTGACTGTTGTCTTCGTGCTCGGCGGCCCCGGTGCCGGAAAGGGCACGCAATGCGCCAGACTTGTTGCCGAGCAAGGCTTCACCCATCTCTCCGCCGGCGACCTCTTGCGCGAGGAGCAGAACCGACCCGGCTCCCAGTTTGGCCAATTGATCAAGGACTACATCAAGGACGGCCTCATCGTCCCTATGGAAGTGAccatcaagctgctcgagAACGCCATGACCGACGCCCTCCGCCAGAAGGGCACCACCAAGGGCCGCTTCCTCATCGACGGCTTCCCCCGCAAGATGGACCAGGCGCACAAGTTTGAGGAGGCCGTCTGCCCCGCCAAGCTCGTCCTGTTCTTCGACTGCCCCGAGAAGGTGATGGAGGAGCGCCTGCTGGAGCGTGGCAAGACGAGCGGCCGGACTGACGACAATGCCGAGAGCATTCGCAAGCGTTTCCGCACATTTGTCGAGACGAGCATGCCCGTTGTGAACTTTTACGAGGGCGAGGGCAAGGTCATCAAGGTTGATGCCACGCCTACTCCCGAGAACGTGTTTAAGACTACGAACAAGCTTCTTACAGAGAAGCTGGCTTCTTCTTAA
- a CDS encoding GRF zinc finger domain-containing protein, with product MATTTPSSNRYHNVYPSTPSSEKRRLKGLWQQNEWWCNCDPRAKAVPRAVTADTPNLGKWFWACPLRGPHGCGFFLWFEEAKLREISLFGDRSGATPSKQPSFTQTRLTDIGFEILGRDRRRSDPGNLLTGEMDGEGEDAKPPQRVSSSQPEAETASDKGKGKGKAVDTGSVGYEPLTPGPSTGAKRKYDVFAEDDFDDLGSDEERQLADMTDKSVEKFIRSQAYDDLKAADGQDDVVASSSRPVARTLFPQAQSSKRSKSVSFEEPEAFPPAPTKSKDAQSSPTSTQQTTPPSSMDAPPPTVPSSAMTATQLNDDDEREDSDDITEQVMNLLQTESIKPSVLESVRNILATSMRRTRGIAMGRDSARAALDEKKIKIVRLQERIAVLENEKQSLNGQITNIKASLMKMYEDN from the exons atggcgacgacgacaccTTCAAGCAATCGCTATCATAACGTCTATCCTTCGACACCGTCTTCCGAAAAGCGGAGGCTTAAGGGGCTTTGGCAACAGAACGAGTGGTGGT GCAATTGTGACCCACGTGCAAAGGCCGTCCCGCGCGCCGTCACAGCAGACACTCCCAACTTGGGTAAATGGTTCTGGGCTTGCCCTCTTCGTGGTCCGCACGGGTGcggtttttttctttggtttGAAGAGGCGAAGCTGCGAGAAATTAGTCTTTTTGGTGACCGCTCGGGTGCTACCCCGTCGAAGCAGCCGTCCTTCACGCAGACCCGCCTCACAGACATTGGGTTCGAGATTCTGGGAAGAGACAGACGGCGGAGCGATCCCGGGAACTTGTTGACCggagagatggatggcgAAGGAGAGGATGCGAAGCCTCCTCAGCGAGTGAGCTCGTCACAGCCAGAGGCGGAGACGGCATcagacaagggcaagggcaagggcaaagCAGTTGACACTGGCTCTGTTGGCTATGAGCCTCTTACTCCTGGCCCTAGCACTGGTGCCAAGCGCAAATATGATGTTTTTGCAGAAGACGACTTTGACGATCTGGGCTCGGATGAAGAGCGGCAGCTTGCCGACATGACGGATAAGAGCGTCGAGAAGTTTATCCGCTCGCAGGCCTACGACGACCTCAAGGCAGctgatggccaagatgacgtTGTCGCCTCTTCGTCACGGCCAGTCGCCCGCACTCTCTTTCCCCAGGCACAGAGCTCCAAGCGCTCCAAATCTGTGTCCTTTGAAGAGCCTGAGGCGTTCCCTCCTGCGCCGACCAAGAGCAAAGACGCTCAATCCTCGCCAACTAGCACGCAACAGACGACCCCTCCCAGCAGCATggatgctcctcctccgacTGTCCCTTCGTCGGCAATGACGGCAACCCAGCTgaatgacgatgacgagaggGAGGACAGCGACGATATTACGGAGCAAGTCAtgaatcttctccagacaGAATCCATAAAGCCGTCCGTCCTCGAGTCCGTTCGAAACATTCTCGCCACGTCTATGCGACGGACCAGGGGTATCGCCATGGGTAGAGACTCTGCTCGGGCAGCCCTCGACGAAAAGAAGATTAAGATTGTGAGGTTGCAGGAGCGCATTGCGGTGCTCGAGAATGAGAAGCAGTCCTTGAACGGCCAGATTACGAATATCAAGGCCAGTTTAATGAAGATGTACGAGGACAACTGA
- a CDS encoding histidine kinase-, DNA gyrase b-, and HSP90-like ATPase domain-containing protein — protein sequence MIEDTAALAAAAELIASLACDPTSTSTPISVGPGSSIKLPGRENPAKRTLEIELEKLALRISQLESRASVSATAVFPETPNEVNDTLFNDEVENGASPVASQPRLSQAQQSQAQQGSLDSPIFVSRQLTKEALQGLRDHVDDQSKLLDSQRQELAGVNAQLLEQKQLQERALQMIELERVATLERELWKHQKANEAFQKALREIGEIVTAVARGDLTMKVRMNSVEMDPEITTFKRTINAMMDQLQTFASEVSRVAREVGTEGLLGGQARIGGVDGVWKELTDNVNVMAQNLTDQVREIASVTTAVAHGDLTKKIERPARGEILQLQQTINTMVDQLRTFASEVTRVARDVGTEGILGGQADVGGVKGMWNDLTVNVNAMANNLTTQKVQAECRGEMFKLKSTINSMVDQLQQFAREVTKIAREVGTEGRLGGQATVHDVEGTWRDLTENVNGMAMNLTTQVREIAKVTTAVARGDLTKKIGVEVKGEILELKNTINQMVDRLGTFAVEVSKVAREVGTDGTLGGQAQVANVEGKWKDLTENVNTMASNLTVQVRSISAVTQAIANGDMSQTIDVEANGEIQVLKETINNMVSRLSSFCYEVQRVAKDVGVDGKMGAQADVAGLNGRWKEITTDVNTMASNLTTQVRAFSDITNLATDGDFTKLVDVEASGEMDELKKKINQMISNLRDSIQRNTQAREAAELANKTKSEFLANMSHEIRTPMNGIIGMTQLTLDTDLTQYQREMLNIVNDLANSLLTIIDDILDLSKIEARRMVIEEIPYTLRGTVFNALKTLAVKANEKFLDLTYKVDSSVPDYVIGDSFRLRQIILNLVGNAIKFTEHGEVSLTIQEQEDKRHVGPGEYAIEFIVEDTGIGIAKDKLNLIFDTFQQADGSMTRKFGGTGLGLSISKRFVNLMGGDLWVNSEVGKGSEFHFTCRVKLADVHAESVQQQLKPYRGHQVLFVDKSQSNAATHIGEMLEEIGLHPVVVNSEKSSALTRLKEGGALPYDAIIVDSIDTARRLRAVDDFKYLPIVLLAPVVHVSLKSCLDLGITSYMTMPCKLIDLSNGMIPALENRATPSLADVTKSFEILLAEDNTVNQKLAVKILEKYHHVVTVVGNGWEAVEAVKQKKFDVILMDVQMPIMGGFEATGKIREYERGMGTHRTPIIALTAHAMMGDREKCIQAQMDEYLSKPLQQNQLIQTILKCATLGGALLEKNRERELALQAEAKASGRLEGERGMLRPSLEGRSFTTREPMTKNRPSLTKATSKALEEARNAAAANAGLRFNDEYGADLIEELDDLEEEDSFSKAREELADRRSLSS from the exons ATGATCGAAGATACGGCGGCACTCGCTGCGGCCGCAGAGCTCATCGCCTCGCTCGCCTGCGACCCTACCTCTACTTCCACGCCGATATCAGTAGGGCCCGGCTCTAGCATCAAGCTACCAGGCCGTGAGAACCCTGCAAAACGGACCCTGGAgattgagctggagaagctcgccCTTCGCATTTCTCAGTTAGAGAGCAGAGCGTCTGTCTCGGCCACGGCCGTCTTCCCGGAGACGCCCAACGAAGTCAACGACACACTATTCAACGATGAGGTTGAAAACGGCGCCTCCCCTGTGGCCTCCCAGCCAAGGTTGTCCCAGGCTCAACAGTCCCAGGCTCAACAAGGTAGCTTGGACAGTCCGATTTTTGTATCCCGCCAGCTGACCAAGGAAGCGCTGCAAGGACTGCGCGATCATGTTGACGACCAGTCCAAGCTCCTAGACAGTCAACGCCAGGAACTTGCTGGCGTCAACGCGCAGTTATTAGAACAGAAACAGCTCCAGGAGCGTGCCCTCCAGATGATCGAGCTGGAGCGGGTAGCCACGCTCGAACGAGAGCTGTGGAAGCATCAGAAAGCCAACGAGGCCTTCCAAAAGGCCCTCCGAGAGATTGGTGAGATTGTCACTGCCGTAGCCCGCGGTGACCTGACCATGAAGGTCCGCATGAACTCCGTCGAAATGGACCCCGAAATCACAACCTTCAAGCGCACCATCAATGCCATGATGGACCAGCTGCAGACCTTTGCCAGTGAAGTGTCTCGTGTCGCTCGCGAGGTCGGAACTGAGGGTCTACTTGGCGGCCAAGCCCGTAttggtggtgttgacggTGTATGGAAAGAGTTGACTGACAATG TCAACGTAATGGCACAGAATCTCACGGATCAAG TGCGAGAAATTGCCTCCGTCACAACAGCCGTCGCTCACGGCGacttgacaaagaagatTGAACGACCAGCAAGAGGAGAAATCTTGCAGTTGCAGCAGACTATCAACACCATGGTGGATCAACTTCGAACATTTGCATCTGAAGTCACGCGCGTAGCAAGAGATGTCGGAACCGAGGGTATCTTAGGTGGCCAGGCTGATGTTGGCGGAGTCAAGGGCATGTGGAATGATCTGACTGTAAACGTCAATGCCATGGCAAACAACTTGACGACTCAG AAAGTCCAAGCCGAATGCAGAGGAGAAATGTTCAAGCTCAAGTccaccatcaactccatggttgatcagctgcagcaattCGCTCGCGAAGTTACAAAGATTGCCAGAGAAGTCGGAACTGAAGGTCGTCTTGGTGGTCAAGCCACTGTTCATGACGTTGAGGGCACATGGAGAGATCTTACTGAAAACGTCAACGGCATGGCCATGAATTTGACGACACAAGTGCGAGAGATTGCCAAGGTTACCACGGCTGTCGCCAGGGGTGATCTTACCAAGAAGATTGGGGTCGAAGTCAAGGGAGAGATTTTGGAACTCAAGAACACTATCAACCAGATGGTGGACCGCCTGGGCACATTCGCCGTCGAAGTGAGCAAAGTGGCCCGAGAAGTCGGTACAGATGGTACGCTTGGTGGCCAGGCCCAGGTGGCCAATGTTGAGGGCAAGTGGAAGGATCTAACTGAAAATGTCAACACAATGGCGTCGAATCTCACTGTCCAG GTGCGAAGTATCTCTGCTGTCACAcaggccattgccaacggAGACATGAGTCAAACAATTGATGTGGAGGCAAATGGTGAGATACAAGTGCTGAAAGAGaccatcaacaacatggTTTCCCGTTTGTCTAGCTTCTGTTACGAAGTGCAACGAGTTGCCAAGGATGTCGGTGTCGATGGCAAGATGGGAGCTCAAGCAGATGTAGCTGGGCTGAACGGACGATGGAAAGAAATCACTACTGATGTCAACACTATGGCCAGCAACTTG ACCACTCAAGTGCGTGCCTTCTCTGATATCACAAACTTGGCTACGGACGGCGACTTCACCAAGCTCGTCGACGTGGAGGCCTCGGGAGAAATGgacgagctcaagaagaagattaacCAGATGATATCAAATCTGAGAGACAGTATCCAGAGGAACACACAGGCCAGAGAGGCTGCCGAGTTAGCCAACAAGACCAAGTCCGAATTCCTCGCAAACATGTCCCACGAGATTCGAACTCCGATGAATGGTATTATTGGAATGACGCAGCTCACTCTGGATACCGACTTGACCCAGTACCAGCGAGAAATGCTAAACATTGTCAATGATCTTGCCAACAGCCTGTTGACCATCATTGACGACATCCTGGATTTGTCCAAGATTGAAGCTAGGAGAATGGTTATTGAAGAGATCCCGTATACGCTGCGAGGCACAGTCTTTAATGCGCTAAAGACTCTCGCAGTCAAGGCGAACGAGAAGTTCCTTGATCTTACCTATAAGGTAGACAGCTCCGTGCCTGACTACGTCATCGGAGATTCGTTCCGTCTGAGACAGATTATCCTGAACCTCGTGGGCAATGCCATCAAGTTTACCGAGCACGGCGAGGTCAGCTTAACCattcaagaacaagaagataAGAGGCATGTCGGTCCTGGCGAATACGCCATTGAATTCATTGTGGAGGACACTGGAATTGGCATTGCTAAGGACAAGCTcaacctcatcttcgacaCTTTCCAGCAGGCCGATGGTTCAATGACACGCAAGTTTGGTGGAACGGGTCTCGGCCTGTCCATTTCGAAGCGATTCGTCAACCTCATGGGCGGAGACCTCTGGGTTAACAGCGAGGTCGGCAAGGGAAGCGAATTCCACTTTACTTGCCGCGTGAAGCTCGCCGATGTGCACGCAGAAAGTGTTCAGCAGCAACTGAAGCCTTACCGCGGCCACCAGGTTCTCTTTGTCGACAAGTCGCAGTCAAACGCGGCCACACACATTGGAGAAATGTTGGAAGAGATCGGGCTACACCCCGTTGTCGTTAATTCCGAAAAGAGCTCGGCTCTTACTCGCCTTAAGGAGGGCGGCGCTTTGCCATATGACGCCATCATCGTTGACTCAATTGATACTGCTAGGAGATTGAGAGCGGTAGATGACTTTAAGTACCTCCCTATTGTCCTGCTCGCTCCCGTGGTTCACGTGAGCTTGAAGTCCTGCCTGGACCTCGGTATCACATCTTACATGACAATGCCATGCAAGCTGATTGACCTGAGCAACGGCATGATCCCCGCCCTGGAGAACAGAGCCACGCCATCTCTCGCGGATGTTACCAAGTCCTTTGAGATCCTCCTTGCTGAGGATAACACGGTCAACCAGAAACTGGCCGTGAAGATTCTTGAGAAATACCACCACGTTGTCACTGTTGTGGGCAACGGCTGGGAGGCTGTCGAGGCcgtgaagcagaagaagttTGATGTGATTCTCATGGATGTTCAGATGCCCATCATG GGAGGATTTGAGGCCACCGGCAAGATCCGTGAATACGAGCGTGGCATGGGAACACACAGAACTCCCATCATTGCTCTTACAGCCCACGCTATGATGGGTGATCGCGAAAAGTGTATCCAAGCCCAGATGGACGAGTACCTGTCCAAGCCCTTGCAGCAGAACCAGCTCATCCAAACCATTCTCAAGTGCGCCACTCTCGGAGGTGCGCTGCTAGAGAAGAACCGCGAGCGAGAACTGGCGCTGCAAGCGGAAGCCAAGGCGTCTGGACGCTTGGAGGGCGAAAGGGGCATGTTGCGCCCAAGCCTTGAGGGCAGATCGTTTACCACCAGGGAGCCCATGACCAAGAACAGGCCATCGCTCACCAAGGCGACTAGCAAAGCACTGGAAGAAGCGCGaaacgcagcagcagcaaatgctGGCCTAAGATTCAACGATGAGTATGGTGCCGATTTGATagaggagctggatgacctagaagaagaggattcGTTTTCAAAAGCACGCGAAGAACTTGCTGATAGACGAAGCCTCTCAAGTTAA